The following proteins are co-located in the Lepus europaeus isolate LE1 chromosome 15, mLepTim1.pri, whole genome shotgun sequence genome:
- the LOC133774340 gene encoding uncharacterized protein LOC133774340 translates to MEDATQDGQPEGKLGARRLHPGRRPSRAPEPPAGLARGVLQGAPRRRAPASQRRRPPPAFSSRRRGGRAAAGRLRSPTPDSTSDVYPGPGEPARRPRRPPVLPPCVKDKACTWVSVEAGRILKVCPCGTSDAAFSRISQDLRLRFQTCAAPGFVPSRRGDTMAHRSQPSVPCCFPEYGSDIICLRASLGATGDGVLAKDSTCFGIAWERPTEMGLSLTSLSGRANANLDGDPVMENISVK, encoded by the exons ATGGA GGACGCGACTCAGGACGGTCAGCCCGAGGGGAAGCTGGGAGCTCGGCGCCTGCACCCGGGCCGGCGGCCCAGCCGAGCACCGGAGCCGCCCGCGGGCTTGGCGAGGGGCGTCCTCCAGGGGGCGCCCCGGCGACGCGCGCCAGCCAGCCAGaggcgccgcccgccgcccgccttCTCCTCACGGCGCAGGGGCGGCCGCGCAGCTGCAGGCCGCTTACGCTCGCCCACACCGGATTCCACTTCGGATGTTTACCCGGGGCCGGGGGAGCCTGCCCGGAGGCCACGCCGACCTCCAGTGCTCCCACCCTGCGTAAAGGACAAGGCCTGTACGTGGGTCAGTGTGGAGGCCGGCCGCATCCTGAAGGTCTGTCCTTGCGGAACCTCTGACGCGGCTTTCTCTCGAATTTCGCAAGACCTGCGGCTGCGGTTTCAGACTTGTGCCGCGCCTGGCTTTGTTCCCAGCAGGAGGGGTGATACCATGGCCCACCGTTCCCAACCCTCTGtcccttgctgcttcccagagtacgGTTCAGACATCATCTGTCTCCGTGCTTCTCTTGGCGCTACAGGTGATGGAGTCCTGGCCAAGGACAG CACCTGCTTTGGAATTGCGTGGGAGAGGCCGACAGAAATGGGGCTCTCCTTGACCTCGCTGAGCGGCAGAGCCAATGCCAACCTTGATGGAGATCCCGTGATGGAGAATATAAGTGT GAAATAA